DNA from Nitriliruptor alkaliphilus DSM 45188:
TCGTGGCCCGCGCCGAGCAGCGCGGCGGTCGTCGTGGCGCCGATGAACCCGGCACCGCCGGTGACCAGGACGCGCATCGTCCCCGCCTTTCGTTGGCTTGCTCTAACCTTCGATGCACTTACGTTAGACGTTCCTGCGGAGGTTGCAACGTGCGGACCGGATCGCTGCCACCGGGTTCGGTCGTGCGAGCGCCAGGGCGCGCGAACCTCATCGGCGAGCACACCGACCACACCGACGGTCTGGTGCTCCCGGTCGCGATCGACCGGACCGTCCGGTTGACGGTCGAGGTGAGCGGCGGCGACCGGATCCGGCTGACCTCGGCGCAGGCACCCGGGGTCGTGGACGTCGCGGCGGACGGCAGTGAGGTCCCGGCCGACGGCTGGGGGCGGTACGTGGCTGCGGTGGCCGCCGAGCTCACCGGGCTCGGCCGGGACCCGGTCGGCCTGACCGGTGCGCTCGACTCCGACCTGCCACAGGGGTGCGGCCTGTCGTCATCGGCGGCGCTCGAGGTGGTGGTGGGGACCGCGCTCTGCCTGGCTGCCGGGTTCGGCCTCGAGCCGCTGCAGTTGGCGGCCGCCTGCCGTCGCGCCGAGCACCGGGCGGTCGGCGTGCCCTCCGGGATCATGGATCAGGCCGCGTCGATCCTCGGACGTCGGGGGCAGGCCGTCCTGCTCGACTGCGGCACCCTCGAGCATCGGACCGTCCCGCTCCCGGCGGACCACGCGCTGCTGCTGATCGACTCGGGGGTGCGCCGCCAGCTCGAGACGTCGGGCTACGCCGAGCGCTCGCGGGAGCTCGCAGCGGCGCTGCCGGTCCTCGGCGGCCGGCGCCCGCTCGAGGTCGATCCGGCTGAGCTCGACGACCTCCTCGCCGACGTCGACGCCGTGCCCGCGCGACGGCTACGGCACGTGGTGACCGAGAACGCCCGGGTCGGCAGGGTCGTCGCTGCACTCGAGGCGGGGGACCTGGTC
Protein-coding regions in this window:
- a CDS encoding galactokinase, which gives rise to MRTGSLPPGSVVRAPGRANLIGEHTDHTDGLVLPVAIDRTVRLTVEVSGGDRIRLTSAQAPGVVDVAADGSEVPADGWGRYVAAVAAELTGLGRDPVGLTGALDSDLPQGCGLSSSAALEVVVGTALCLAAGFGLEPLQLAAACRRAEHRAVGVPSGIMDQAASILGRRGQAVLLDCGTLEHRTVPLPADHALLLIDSGVRRQLETSGYAERSRELAAALPVLGGRRPLEVDPAELDDLLADVDAVPARRLRHVVTENARVGRVVAALEAGDLVTVGRCFAEGHASLRDDYEVSIPELDGLVDLAGEAGATAARMTGGGFGGAIVALVPVDRADDVAAEVVDGARARWPQREVVAHRCSAVDGAGLLT